In Pirellulaceae bacterium, a single window of DNA contains:
- a CDS encoding sulfatase-like hydrolase/transferase, with protein MCLLTLLPTARAAQAVKRNVLLISIDDLNDWVGCMGGHPQAKTPAIDSLANRGTLFVNAHCQSPVCNPSRASLLTGRYPHSTGIYFLTPGYQAVPSLKNVKTMPERFADDGYEVMGVGKIFHGQGNQVFAEVGSYGDGDFTTSDLVLAFTIGGYVDQALAAVKILPTSTVAAIDQLYSEADRFEPNRSPLQSSNQ; from the coding sequence CTTTGTTGCCGACGGCGCGTGCGGCACAGGCGGTCAAACGCAATGTCCTGCTGATTTCCATTGATGATCTGAACGACTGGGTTGGTTGCATGGGTGGCCATCCCCAAGCGAAGACACCTGCGATTGATTCCCTCGCCAATCGCGGAACACTGTTTGTAAACGCGCATTGCCAGTCGCCAGTTTGCAATCCTTCCCGTGCGAGTTTGTTGACCGGGCGCTATCCACACTCGACAGGAATCTATTTTCTGACACCCGGTTACCAAGCAGTGCCCTCTTTAAAGAATGTTAAAACCATGCCCGAACGGTTCGCCGACGACGGGTACGAAGTTATGGGCGTGGGCAAGATCTTTCATGGTCAAGGCAATCAGGTATTTGCCGAAGTTGGAAGTTATGGCGACGGTGATTTCACAACGTCTGACTTGGTACTAGCATTTACGATTGGCGGCTACGTCGACCAAGCCCTTGCAGCAGTCAAAATACTGCCGACGTCAACGGTCGCCGCCATTGATCAACTCTATTCCGAAGCTGATCGTTTCGAACCGAACCGTTCACCTCTACAGTCCTCCAACCAGTAG
- a CDS encoding thioredoxin family protein yields the protein MFLVVSLAYAWYCFYAPANNIAWADNFSSAQRQATESDKPMILYFTGKWCSPCRIMKRNVWADEQVTARVNAEFIPVAIDVGDSATAGLRARYNILGAPVTMITDPQGNVLQWRDGGIGKSDFLELLSMPNPSVAKQ from the coding sequence ATGTTCCTCGTCGTTTCCCTTGCCTATGCTTGGTACTGCTTCTACGCTCCTGCTAACAATATTGCTTGGGCAGACAATTTCAGCTCGGCCCAGCGACAAGCAACCGAATCGGATAAGCCGATGATCCTGTACTTCACCGGCAAATGGTGTAGTCCGTGTCGGATTATGAAACGCAATGTGTGGGCTGATGAACAGGTGACGGCACGGGTGAATGCTGAATTCATTCCCGTGGCCATTGACGTGGGGGACTCGGCCACTGCCGGTCTGAGGGCTCGCTACAACATCCTCGGGGCACCCGTCACAATGATTACTGATCCACAGGGAAATGTGTTGCAGTGGCGAGATGGGGGCATTGGAAAATCCGACTTCCTTGAGTTGCTAAGCATGCCAAATCCTTCAGTTGCCAAGCAGTGA